The DNA sequence CCATTATTCTCAGGAGATGTGGAAATTCTGCACGCTGCATCAGATTCCCTTGATATATGCCTCAAGTGCTGCTACCTATGGGGACGGAAGCTTGGGATTTGTAGATAGCCACGAGGTGGTTTCCAAACTTCATCCGTTGAATCCCTATGGTTGGAGCAAACAACGATTTGACCAATGGGCTTTGGCGCAGGAAGAAACGCCGCCATTTTGGGCAGGTCTGAAGTTCTTTAATGTCTATGGACCCAACGAGTATCACAAGGGCAGAATGGCCAGTGTGGTGTTCCATGCATTCAATCAAATTCAGCAGACGGGCAAGTTGAAACTCTTCAAATCGCACCGTCCCGATTTTGAGCATGGCCAACAGTCTCGGGACTTCATTTATGTGCGAGATCTCGTTCGGGTTATATCCTTCTTGTCTGAACAATCGCCCACGTCTGGGCTTTATAATTTGGGAACGGGCATCGCTCGTCCATTCTTGGATTTAGGCAAACAAGTGTTTTACGCGTTGGGGCTTGAACCTCAGATAGAATTCATCGACACCCCGTTAGATATTCGCGAAACCTACCAATATTTCACCCAAGCTGACATGACCAAATTGAGCCAAGCTGGCTATCAATCGTCATTTACAACCTTGGAAGAAGGAATTCAGGATTATGTGACTGAATTTCTGGTCACAGGTAGATGTCTTTAGGGGATTTTTTTTTATTTTGAAAATCAGGTCGAAACCTTTATTTACTTATAAGTGGCGTAAAACGGAAACTGTGTAAAATTCGTTTCAAAGGTAATTTTTGAGGGCAACAACAACGAAAGATGCTGGCCGAACTCTTTTTAAACTTTTCCCTACTACTGGCGCTCCTGGCAGCACCTTGCTTTCTTCTTTTGGCATTTTGGTATCGCAGGCAATTTTCCAATACCCTGATGATCTGGAAGAAGCCGGAAATGGTAATCGTGACTATCACGTTTTCCGTTGCCGCTCTTATCCTATTCATCGTCGGTACTTCTTGCCTGTTC is a window from the Pontibacter sp. G13 genome containing:
- the rfaD gene encoding ADP-glyceromanno-heptose 6-epimerase, with translation MIVLTGAAGFIGSCVAQQLIEQGHQDLVLVDRFDRPAHEPNYRDKAVRELVHRDQFFEWAARHAADISLVIHLGARTDTAEFDEEIFNRLNLHYSQEMWKFCTLHQIPLIYASSAATYGDGSLGFVDSHEVVSKLHPLNPYGWSKQRFDQWALAQEETPPFWAGLKFFNVYGPNEYHKGRMASVVFHAFNQIQQTGKLKLFKSHRPDFEHGQQSRDFIYVRDLVRVISFLSEQSPTSGLYNLGTGIARPFLDLGKQVFYALGLEPQIEFIDTPLDIRETYQYFTQADMTKLSQAGYQSSFTTLEEGIQDYVTEFLVTGRCL